ATTCTACCTCTTCCAGCGAAAAAGACATGGACGATACCTTTATGCATGGGGCAAATGTATACATTCACAAACCCAATAGTTTCGATAAATTGAAGAAGGTGCTTGAAAAAGCAATCATGAATTTCAAAGTATATCAAGATCCGCCATTCAATAAAGATAATTTTATCTTAAATGCGGAATGAAAGGGTTAAATAAATAAAAATTGGAAAATCTAAAATTACATATCAAATATATGGTTAGCCTCCGGTGCATCCTGGCAGTCAAGGAAGAACTTCGGAGTTTGGGAATCAAGTTTGTCAATGTCAGTTTGGGTGAAGTTGAAATTTTTGAAAAAATTACTAAAAATCAAATGGAAGAACTAAGACGTAATTTGAAACACATCGGGCTGGAACTGCTTGAAGACAAAAGGAATATCCTTATCAATAAAATCAAGAATGAGGTCGTTACCTTGATCCATCATTCTGAAAGTATACTCAAAGTCAATTTTTCGGACCATCTCAGTGAACAGCTTGGATACGATTATACCTATCTATCCAATTTGTTTTCAGACGTCATGGGAATAACCATACAGCAGTTTATTATTTTCAATAAAATTGAAAAGGCAAAGGAACTGTTGTTATATAACGAACTTAACCTGACCGAAATCTCCTATAAATTGGATTACAGCAGTGTTTCCCATCTTTCCAACCAATTCAAAAAAGTAACCGGCCTTACCCCTTCTTATTTTAAACAAATGAAAGAATTGCGCCGGGCCCAGCAAAAATAAACCGGTTGTTATCCTGACTCCAATTCCTTTTTTGTCATTGAAAACCTGATTTCCGATTTTTTTGGATAATTGTATTTTTTGATACCCAACAGTTTGAATTCCTACTTAAGTCTATAGGGATCTCTACGATCCTATCGCTGAATTGTGTTGAATCCAACGGAATTTGAAGGATAAATGAGATTTTACCCGAAATTTTTCAAAGATTTTTTCCCATTTAAAATTTATTCATTAAAAATATTAAACTGTTAATTCCATAAGATATTAAAAATATCCTGTAATTATTTTGATGTATTTATCCTCAAATTTGTATTGTGTAAATTTTAAATAATACAAAATGAATCCATGAAAAAAAGTATAATAGTACTCTTGGCTGTATCAGCCTTTTATTTCCAGGGATGTGATGATTTCCCTGATGGTCCAGCAGTAAGTCTTTTGTCACCAACTGAAAGAGTGGCAAATGATTGGGCAATAGCTGAGGCATTGAATGAGGGAACAGATGTTTCCGACAATTATGATAATTATGAACTTAACCTCACAGAAGGTGGCTTGGCAAGCCTTACTGCAAAATATAATATACTAGGTACTTCTTATGATTTCACAACAGAAGGAACTTGGGTATTTATGAGCAATGAAGAAAAGATTTCATTCGATTTTGACAATGACCTTGCAGATGGCGTTTACGAAATATTAAGATTGAAAAATGACGAAATGTGGTTGAAAGAAGATGCAGGCACACTTGAATTGCATTTCATCCCAAGGTAATTCCTGACTTGTTCAAAAAAAATTAAAATTTTATGAAAAACAACATGAAAAAAATGAAATCTAATAAAACCGGAAAGGTCTTAGGGACCATTTTGATGGTGATCGGAGCAGGGGCATTTGTTGGCTTTTTTTCCAGTCAAAAAAACAGATCCAAAACCCAGGAAAAAGCTTTGGAATTGGGGAATTATGTGCTTGGAAAAGTGGATGCCGAAAAAAATATCTTAATAAGCAAAGCAAAAGAGTTGATGAGGAAGACAAAAAGTGTGGAACAAGATATAGACGGTCTACTTTCTACTTATGAAAAAAAAACAATTTGAGACAAAGAAAAAATGAAAGCATTAAATAAAGCATTAGCTGAAAAAGTATCCTAATTTTATCTGGAAAATTAAAAAGCCGGTTGAACCTTATCAGGGGCTGATCGGCTTTTTATGTATTTAGTTTCTTATTCCTGTTTGATCTTATTTTTTGGTGCTGCCTTTACAAAGGTGTACGCGGAAAAATACAGTCCAAAAATCCAACCGGAGGATTTCGCCATGATTGTGGAAGAGAAAGAAGTAATTATAGAAAAAGGAAGTGACCTTCAACATTGATCAATATAGCTTATGGAAAGTAATAAGAAACAAGGAATGGGTTCGATAGTGGGTGAAGTTGGAGTGACATTCAGAGTCTGGGCACCCAATGCGGATCAGGTTTTTGTGATGGGAGAATTCAGTGACTGGAGAGAAGAGCAATTCCCGCTTGACTTTGAAGGCGAAGGTTATTGGGCGAGACATGTTGAAGAGGCCAAATCGGGCAATGAGTATAAATTTCTCATTATCAATGGTGATCAAAGGCTATATAAAAATGATCCTTATGCACTAAAACTTAACCACAGTAACGGAAATTCCATCATTTATGATCCATTTCATGATTGGCAGGACCATGAGTTCAGAATAGCCCCCTTCAATGAATTGGTGATCTATGAGATGCACATCGGGACATTCAACAGAGAAGGCTTACATGAAGGTGAAGTTGGAACTTTTTATTCTGCCGTGGATAAACTGGACTATTTACAGGAATTGGGGATCAATGCGATTGAACTGATGCCTGTGATGGAGTTTTCGGGTGACAATTCCTGGGGATATAATCCCTGTTATCCATTTGCCGTGGAAACAGCCTATGGTGGACCTGATGGATTGAAACATTTCATTTATGAAGCCCATATCAGAGGAATAGCAGTTATCATGGATGTGGTTTATAATCATTTTGGGCCATCGGATTTGGATATTTGGCAGTTTGATGGCTGGAGTGAAAACGGTTACGGGGGTATTTACTTTTATAATGATGAGCGGGCAAGAACACCATGGGGCGACAACCGTCCTGATTTTGGAAGAAAAGAAGTCAGAAACTATATCAGGGACAATGCCTTGATGTGGCTGAATGCCTATCAATGTGACGGATTGAGATTAGATGCTACTGCCATAATCAGGTTTATAGGTTGGGAAATCCCATATGATAAAACAGTCCTAGAAGAAGGATATTTCTTTTTGCAGGAACTAAATGAAGAAATCAGGGAGAAATTCCCATATAAAATCCTCATCGCAGAAGACCTCAAAGCAGATGCCATCGTAACTGCGCCTATTTCAAAGAACGGACTTGGCTTTCACACCCAATGGGGTTTGGGTTTTGCGGATTATGTCAAAAGGGTTTTGTTGGAAGTGAATGATAGGCATAGGAATCTTCAATTGATTGTCGAATCACTGTTTTTTTCCTTTAATAACGACGTTTTTCAAAGAGTTATATTTACAGAGTCTCATGATGAAGTAGCCAATGGGTCCTCCCGGCTTCCTGAAGAAATTGATCCGGGAAATGCCGATGGAGAATATGCAAAGAAAAAATCCACATTGGGTGCCATTACCTTGTTTACTTCAGCAGGCATTCCAATGATTTTTCAAGGTCAGGAATTTATGACCCATGGATTTTTTTCAGATTCAGAAGAATTGAATTGGGAAATGCAAAGGGAAAATCAAGGGATTTTTCAAATGTATAGGGATTTGATCTGGATGCGTTCTGGCAAAAATAAAGATTTGGTGGGTTTGACCGGAAATCAAGTTCAAACTTTGCATTTTCACCAGGATAATCTTGTATTGGCATTTAGCAGGACACATTTGGATTTTCAGGACAGACCAGTCATTGTCATTCTCAATTTTTCCAGCAATGAGTACTTTGGATATCAAGTCGGTATCCCCTTTGAAGCCGAACTTGATGTAAAGTTCAATAGTGGATGGAAGGGTTATGATGAGGATTTTTCTGATACAACCCTCCTAGGCGTACAAATTGAAGGAGCATTTGAAGGTCAGGACCATTCTATAAAAGTTGATTTGCCTTCTTTTGGAGGAGTGATTTTGGTGAGAAAGTAAGGGAAAATAGAGCAATTTTGATTCTTCTTATGTCTGATTTCCTTATTATAATTTTTTGTAGAAAATTGTGTCAAATTTCAGATAGGTGGAAATAATATTTAGTTTTGTACTCATCATCTAAAGATTTACAGTATGAAAAGAAATTCACAAATGGTTCAGGCTTTTGCAATTATCTTGTCAGCAACTATATTTTTAGCAGGATGTGGCAGTACCACTATGATTCAATCGAAACCTGATAATGCCAAAGTCTATTTGAATGGAGAATATATGGGTACTACCCCTTATGCCCATAGAGATACCAAAATCGTGGGCAGTACCACAATAGTAACCTTGGAAAAAGAAGGTTATCAGACTTTTAATACCTCATTCTCCAGAGATGAAGAATTGGATGTTGGGGCTTTGATAGGAGGGTTATTTCTTTTGGTCCCTTTTTTATGGATCATGAAATATAAGCCTTTTAGGAATTATGAAATGAAGCCTGAATTCGGTTATGAAGAGAAACTAAATTCAGAGACCCTTCTTGAGATAAATAATTGATAATTGAAAAAGGGGATTATGGAATAGCCCATAATCCCCTTTTTTGTATCCTGGCTTCGTTCTGAAGCTTAACAAACAGATCTGCATATTTTACATTTGGTGGAACAGTCATGACCATGGCATAGCCATTTTCGACCAAATGTGCATTTAGAAAAGTGCCGTCTTCTAAGAAGACATAGGCTAGCGTTCTTTTATACCTGTCATATTTGGTCACATCATATTCCAAGCGGATTTTTTTTCCATCCAATAATTTGACTGCATAGGAAGCAGCTTCTTTGCCAAAATATCCGATTTCTTTCTTTCCTGTCCTTCTCGATTCAGGTGCATCCACCCCGATCACAATCTGACCTTCTCTTGTTCACCTTTGGAATTGCTGATCCAAAAAGTATCCCCATCTACAAATTTGGATACTTCAACCCATTGACTTTGATTCTGAGCAGGAAGTTCAATAGGGGGAAAGGTGAAAAGGAGAAGAAAGAGAAAGGTTTTATGAATTGGACGCATAATTTGGAATTATTGGGTAAGATAAGAAGCAGGAATCAAAGAATCAAGAAGCAAGAGCCAAGATACAAGAGCCAAGAATCAAGACCGTTGAGGTTTTAAAACCCTGATGGTCTTGAAGGTAAGGAGTTCACCTATTTGTGTACATTGGCTGAACATGGGAAGAAGTCTGAAAGCACAAAAATTAAAATAGTTATCCACAAATCAGGAAAGTTTGCACGTCAAAGGGCCTTTTTATTTTCTGTTATTTATATTTACAACTATGAGTTTGAAGGAAAAGAAAAAGCTTCAAATTTTCTTTTCCAATTGGAAGAAAACTCAAAGCTTATTTTATGTTTAACAATTAAAATCAAAAATTATGAATGAAAAATTCATCCTTCTGATTTTAACCTTTGGACTAGACTTCCTACTAGAGATTTGGAAGAAAGTCCTTGAGAGATGGTCAAGATCGTACCAGAATCTTGGTCATCAAGTACAAACTTAGGGTTGAAATTAACAAAAGGGCGGGTCAGTGATCCGCCCTTTTTTATTTCCAAATATAATTAATTGTTGTATTCAACGATACAGTTTTATAAAAAAAAGACAATTTTAGTATAGGGTTTTTATCCAAAAAATTGAAAATGAGTCCTCAAATCCGAAGGTTTGAATCTTTTTATAAACACCCCCAAATTGATTAAATCCACTCCGCCTAATATTAGTGGTCAGGAAAAAGCCGTCAAAGATATTCTTTACACCGCCCACTTTCTATTATTTGTAAATGCCACGTTAAGCCATTTTTTCAGTGAAATTGGCTGCATCTGAAGGAGTATTTCTTCCCTGATTTGATCCTGTTCTGAAAGAGAGGGCTGCCAAGCTTCAGGAGACACAACAAAATCAATTTCAATAAAAAGTTTGGGGCCTGATTTGGATACTCTTAGAAATGATTCCTGAAATTTGTATTTTTTTTCAATGTCATCCACAATTTCTTCACAAAGATCGAGGTATTTATCATCAGCTTTCATATCTAGTACCTCACGGATTTGCCTTCCCATGTTGGTGATGGGAACTTTCAAAAAATACCCTGAAACAATAATGACCATTAACGGGTCCATAAAGGGTTGAAGGTTTTGGTATTTTGAATAACCCAATCCAAAAGATAAAACAAAACCTGCCAATACTGCCAAACTTAAAAAAGTGTCCATTAACCATTGTTGGGATTCAGCATCCACCAGTCCGGAACCGTTCAGCTTTTGCTTTTTTTTCAGATACAAATAGACCAGATAGCAACCTGCAGTAGCTAAGACAGAATAAATCATACCTGATCCGGCATTGACTTCCTGACCTCCTGACAATAAAGTGGATACCCCAGAAAAAAAAGAGAATAGACATAAGATGGTGATCACCAAAAATTTACCCAAAATAATAATGGGTTCTATCATTTCCTTTCCATAAGGGAATCTATCAAAATCCTGTTTTTGCATATAAGATGCCGTAATCAGAGAAATAATCGAAAGCCCCACACTGATCAATGAATAAATCCCATCAAACAAAATGATTTTAGAATTTTCGACAACTCCCCATATCACGGCTAACACTGCAAAAAATAAAGCACCATATACAGAGAATTTCAGTAATTTTTTTTCTTGGTTTATAGGTTTCATGGTTGTTTTTCTCCTAAAAAAAATTGTTTAGTTGTCCAAAATATAAAGCTAATTTAAAAACATATTGAGTAATATAAAATTAAAAAACAAACACTTTATTATCTTCACATAGATTCCTTAGTTCCATATAAAATTTTGAAGTTTTTATTGCTCTCGTTTATGAAAAAATATTTGTCTCTTACCTTTTCATTGGTTTTATTTTTTGCAATCACACTGATTCAGCCTCTGATTGGTCAAGAATTAAATAAGAACGAAAAACCTAAAATCGGATTGGTTTTGAGTGGTGGTGGAGCCAAAGGTCTGGCACATGTGGGAATCTTAAGAGCCATGGAAGAGGCTGGTATCCGGCCAGATTACATTGTAGGTACATCTATGGGTTCTGTGGTGGGAGGATTGTATGCCTTGGGATACAGTGCTGACGAACTTGAACAAATCATTCTGAATATTGATTGGGAATTGCTGATCACCAATAGAGTGGAGTTGAACAACATAGCTTTTGAGGAAAAGGAATACTATAACCGATATTTGGTTGAATTGCCTGTCATAGATGGAAAGGTTGCCTTGCCTTCAGGATTGATTCATGGTCAGATGCTTTCAGAAACCCTTCATTACTACACCTGGCCTGCCAATAATATTCAGGATTTTGATGATTTCCCCATTCCTTTTAGATGTATTGCTACCGATGTAAAAACCGGCAAGGGTGTTATTCTCAAGGATGGATACCTGCATGATGCTCTTCGGGCAAGTATCGCCATACCCACTTTTTTCAC
This window of the Aquiflexum balticum DSM 16537 genome carries:
- a CDS encoding helix-turn-helix domain-containing protein encodes the protein MVSLRCILAVKEELRSLGIKFVNVSLGEVEIFEKITKNQMEELRRNLKHIGLELLEDKRNILINKIKNEVVTLIHHSESILKVNFSDHLSEQLGYDYTYLSNLFSDVMGITIQQFIIFNKIEKAKELLLYNELNLTEISYKLDYSSVSHLSNQFKKVTGLTPSYFKQMKELRRAQQK
- a CDS encoding alpha-amylase family glycosyl hydrolase, which gives rise to MESNKKQGMGSIVGEVGVTFRVWAPNADQVFVMGEFSDWREEQFPLDFEGEGYWARHVEEAKSGNEYKFLIINGDQRLYKNDPYALKLNHSNGNSIIYDPFHDWQDHEFRIAPFNELVIYEMHIGTFNREGLHEGEVGTFYSAVDKLDYLQELGINAIELMPVMEFSGDNSWGYNPCYPFAVETAYGGPDGLKHFIYEAHIRGIAVIMDVVYNHFGPSDLDIWQFDGWSENGYGGIYFYNDERARTPWGDNRPDFGRKEVRNYIRDNALMWLNAYQCDGLRLDATAIIRFIGWEIPYDKTVLEEGYFFLQELNEEIREKFPYKILIAEDLKADAIVTAPISKNGLGFHTQWGLGFADYVKRVLLEVNDRHRNLQLIVESLFFSFNNDVFQRVIFTESHDEVANGSSRLPEEIDPGNADGEYAKKKSTLGAITLFTSAGIPMIFQGQEFMTHGFFSDSEELNWEMQRENQGIFQMYRDLIWMRSGKNKDLVGLTGNQVQTLHFHQDNLVLAFSRTHLDFQDRPVIVILNFSSNEYFGYQVGIPFEAELDVKFNSGWKGYDEDFSDTTLLGVQIEGAFEGQDHSIKVDLPSFGGVILVRK
- a CDS encoding PEGA domain-containing protein, which codes for MKRNSQMVQAFAIILSATIFLAGCGSTTMIQSKPDNAKVYLNGEYMGTTPYAHRDTKIVGSTTIVTLEKEGYQTFNTSFSRDEELDVGALIGGLFLLVPFLWIMKYKPFRNYEMKPEFGYEEKLNSETLLEINN
- a CDS encoding thermonuclease family protein, with product MDAPESRRTGKKEIGYFGKEAASYAVKLLDGKKIRLEYDVTKYDRYKRTLAYVFLEDGTFLNAHLVENGYAMVMTVPPNVKYADLFVKLQNEARIQKRGLWAIP
- a CDS encoding cation diffusion facilitator family transporter → MKPINQEKKLLKFSVYGALFFAVLAVIWGVVENSKIILFDGIYSLISVGLSIISLITASYMQKQDFDRFPYGKEMIEPIIILGKFLVITILCLFSFFSGVSTLLSGGQEVNAGSGMIYSVLATAGCYLVYLYLKKKQKLNGSGLVDAESQQWLMDTFLSLAVLAGFVLSFGLGYSKYQNLQPFMDPLMVIIVSGYFLKVPITNMGRQIREVLDMKADDKYLDLCEEIVDDIEKKYKFQESFLRVSKSGPKLFIEIDFVVSPEAWQPSLSEQDQIREEILLQMQPISLKKWLNVAFTNNRKWAV